The genomic DNA AGCTTGGACTTCGCCGACATGGGCTTTGCCAAGTAATAACATGCAGAGTCGTGATTGACCAATCCCGCCACCGATCGTGTAAGGGACGTCGGCGTTCAAGATCATTTGGTGGTATGGCAAGCTAAGCCGGTCTTCGGCGTCGACGTCTTTAAGTTGTTTCTTCATTGATTCGGCATCGACCCGGATTCCCATACTTGAGATTTCGATGGCTTGGTCTAATGGTTCATACCAGAAGAGGATATCGCCGTTCAACTTCCAGTCATCATAGTCGGGGGCGCGGCCATCGTGACGTTCGCCGGAATCAAGCTTCCAGCCAATTTGCATTAAGAAGACACAGCCGAGTTTCTTGCAAATGGCGTTTTCGCGTTCACGCGGCGTCATGTCAGGGTACATATCTTCGAGTTCTTGTGTCGTTAAGAAGTGAATTTCGTCTGGTAAGTGATGAACGGCTTGTGGGAACTTGTACCAAACTTCGTGTTCCATGTGCTTGATCACTTTAAAGATTTGACGGACCGTGGCTTTCAAAGTTTCAACGGTGCGTTCTTCCTTACTGATCACTTTTTCCCAATCCCATTGATCAACGTAGGCGGAGTGGTAGTTATCTAAGTCTTCATCCTTACGAATGGCATTCATGTTCGTATAGAGGCCTTCATGCATATCAAAACCGTAGCGCTTTAAGGCGACCCGCTTCCACTTGGCAAGTGAGTGAACGATTTCGATTTGTTCATCACCCATGTCTTGCATGGTGAAGGAGACCGGTTTTTCGACACCGTTTAAGTTATCGTTCAGGCCAGTTTTCTTTTCAACGAACATTGGTGCTGAAAGCCGAGATAGGTTTAGTTGCTTTCCAAATTCATCTTGGAACGTTTCACGAATGTAACGAATGGCCTGTTGAGTTTCTTTAACGGATAATTTAGGATCGTAATCCTTTGGAATAATTAAATGCATATGCGTGGTCTCCTTTAAAATAAGTTCAGATTTTAGTTACAGGATAAAAGAAAAGAGCCTTCCATCCCTTGAATTATCAAGGGACGAAAGACTCTTTCGCGGTACCACCCAAGTTGTTTACATACAGTAAACCAGCTTTAAAATAGTGTACAAACATACACCACCGATGGTAACGTACCGGTTAACGGCTAATCCTACTTTAACGAGGTTATTTCAGTTAGCAACTAAGAAAGTGTTTTTCGGATTAGTCAAGTTCTGGTCGGGTTTCCACTCACTCCCGATTCACTGGCAGGTTGACTAATCGTACTCCTCTTTCCTCCGTTTTTTATCTTGTGACATTTATATTAGCACGATTCTGATATTTGTAAACCACTAAATTAAAAATAAATTAGTTTAGTCTCATGAATTCACCATGAAAATCTCAACTAAAACCGCAAGCTAGCGGGCTTAATTAATCGTTCAAATTATAACGTAATTTCATTTTTTCAGAACCGGCAATGACCATATCACCGAGTAATTTGGTTTGTAACTTCATCGCGGTATCGGCCAATTGCTGGTTAGCCGCTTCGAGATAGGCCGTGACGTCTTGGTGGTTAGCCAAGTCAGCGTCGGTATCATTTTCGATTTTACGGTAAGCACTCATGGCTTCGAGTTCGTAACTATTCCGCATGTCCACGTAGAAATCGTAGTCGGTATCCCCTAAAAGGGCGGTCGTACAACTTAGCCAGTACATGTGGTTAAGATTAAAGGTGCCGTCCGCATCTTTATAGCTAGCTGGCGTGTCATTGACATTGGCATAGAATGGTACGACCGTGTTAAAGGTATTGGCACCAAAGGCTAACCAGTGAATACCGGCAACCGCAGCAGGCACGTTGTTGCGAATCTGTAAGATGTGCACATCGTGGTTGCGGTTGATCCCGATTGGCCGGAAAAGGGTCTTATCAGCTTCAGAGCCACTCCCGTAAACATCGTATTTCGTGTTTTCAAAGTGAGAACTCAAAACGAACTTGACGTCTTCGATAGAAATCTTACGGTTGGCATGACAGATGAATGGTAAGTCTTGTTCCATTGGATCCTGTTCAACGTCCGGCGTAAAGTACTTTTGACCAAACCAAGCCCGGGGGTTGTTGTAAACCGTATCTTTGATTGAAGCACTCCCAAAGATGTGCCGCAAGTTGACACGGTCAAAGTCGGGATTCAAGTGATGTTCTTCAATCAGTTGTTCAAGGTCGGCTGAAGCCAAGGTGTCATCGGCAGCAAAGTCAAAATCGTCGATATTCATCCGGTTCGGAGCAACTACGTAAGCGTCGTCAGGAATACGCTTAGCAGCCCAATGATGGCCACCGATAGTTTCTAACCACCAGATTTCGTCTTGATCAGAAAAGGCGATGCCGTTTGGTTCGTAAGTTCCGTATTGTTCAAGCAGGGCACCTAGACGGGTAACGCCTTCCTTGGCGCTGTGAATGTATGGTAATACTAGGGTGCAAAGGTCTTCTTCACCAATTCCGCCGGCAACCAAAGGATCGATTCCCAAGATACGCGAGTTCGTGGTGATGGTTTCGGTTGCGGACATGGCGATGTTCTCGCTATTAATCCCTGCTGCTGGCCAGGTCCCATTGGTCAAGATTGAGTTTGGAATTGAAGTATACCGTAAGGGCTTGTCGGGTAAGTCGACTTGAACCTTACTAATAACTGATTGGTAATGCCGTGGCTGATCTTCAGGATTAACCACAACTAATCGTTCAGGATCTAAGGCTTCATGACCATCATCGTTCCGTGAAATGATGGTTGAGCCATCGATTGAGGCTTTTTTTCCAACTAGAATCGTGGTACATGAACCTTTAATACGTTTTTCCATGATATTAAAACACTCCTTTTAAGCTATTAATATCATTATACGCTTTCTGAACGGGTCACGATAGAACGGGCTTTTTTGAGAATGTAATTAACCCCACTAATGCTAAAACCAGTGGCAGCTGCAATTTCACGATAAGTCTTACCGCGTTCTCGTAACTGATGAACCTGAGCATAGCTAGCACGTTGCGACGTTGGGCTGGGAGTTCGAACGTGTTCAGTGCGTGCTTCAGCTGATACGACATTATTTGGCAGTGTGAGGGCTTGGGGAATGCTTGTGATGACGGGAGCTTGATGTGTGAGTTCAGCAAGCTTAATCATGACTAATTCAGTTGTCTGAACATCCCAAATAGCGTTATGTTGGCGCGGATTGCTGATATTAAAGAGGGCAGCTAGGCCATTCAAGGGCAGGTCGTGACTTCCGGTTTTGTGATTGCCACGGTTGATGAGGATATTCGTATAAGCTTGAGCGTCAAAGATTTTGACTGGACGACTAACGATTTGCTGTTCGGTGGCAGTCAATTGGTGATAGTAGTGGGTCAATAATAAACGAATATGCTTCATATCCTGAGTTTGGTCCCAAAAGACGAGAGGGAGCTGTGGTTGTAAGACTTGTCTGATAAACGCTTTAAGAATTGTTAATGGCGCTCCTTGAGCTTCATAGGCGGTGGTTGTCAGGCCAGTTTCAGTTAAGCCGGCCAATTTTTTGTCCGGTAAGAAGTTGGGATTATCGAAGTAACGATTAAAAAAGGGGGCCGTCTGGGTATGGTGCGAGAAGCCGATGGCACTGAGTTGGAAAATACTTGCCCGCAGTCCGGGTGACTCGATGATGTGCCAATTGACGCCTTTGGCAGTATCACTGCGTTGAAAAAGCGCCCCAAATTCGCAATCGATGATCGTGTAATCAGTTGGAAATTCAGTTAGATCATCTAGTGATGGTAAGAGGGTGGACGTGGTCGGTCGAGTTAAATCATCCAATGGCTGAACGGTGGGTAACTGGTAACCTAGGGTCGCTAAAAATTGAGTGGTATTTTGGCCAAGTTGATTGTTGGTTACTTTGGCGACCTTTTTCTCAGTTAAGACTATTTCTTTGCGAGCCATGAATGAAATATGGTAGCGCTGCTGTGCATCGCAAATGATTTCAGTAACGTTACCGGCCAAGCCGTACTCTGGAGCTAAAACTAATTGGTGGTCTTTTTGGATGCGGTAGACGGGATGGTTAACAAAGTATAAACAATTTAGATTATTTGAAATTTTGCGCTCAAGTAAGGTTAGATTTGTGGACATCATCGACAACAACTCCTCTGATCTAAGTACTTACATTTTAGCGGCTTTGTACATTAACTGGCCAGTGTTTGCACTGCGGCACGCACCATGAATTTGGTAATCACGAACTGGTGCCGGGCGTTATAGTGACCATAAAGGGCTAACTGGGTATCTGGTTTGAGTTGATAAAACAAAGTCAGCGCGTGCTTGACGATGATACAGTTAATTGTCACGGCTTCAGCTGACTTTAATGGCGTGACCTGTAAGTACAACATGAAAGGATCTAATTTAATAATTTTACTTTTATTCAGATATTTGACAGTTAAATTTTCTGATTGCATGAGCTTCACCTCAATAACGAGTATACGAACATATGTTCTAAAATGCAAGCAAAATAATCGCGGGGACCAATTTATTTTAAGCTGGACTCTGACGGTAGTGGTTGACTGGAAATATTTTGTTAAAAATCGCAAGGAATCAGTAAAGTCACGGGGAAAAAGCTACAAAAAGTTGACAACTCTTGGTATGATGAATAAGAATGAATGAGAGGAGGCCGTGTCATGGATCGAGGACGTCGCGCGACGCTGGAAGAACGAATTGCGATCGTCAAATACACGTTGGACCATTGCAATGATTATCGGGAAGCCGCTAAGCATTTTAACGTTTCATATCCTCAAGTCTATACGTGGGTACGAAAATATCGGCAACGTGGTATGGAAGGTTTGGTTGATCACCGTGGCCGACCGAAGCAAGACTAAGTCAGCGTTGTACATATAAACTAAGTAGGCTGGCTGTCCTAATAGTCACGAACAATTGGTCATGATAATTAATACGTCAGTTTTTGAAGTGTCTTTTCCTGTGAAGTCGGTAGGAACGGACACTTTTTTAGTAGTTTAATGTTTTTAATTAATGAGACGCTACTTACACGTATTTTTAAATACCGGAGCGCGTTCTTGTCACGGGCCAGTATTCTCGGTAGAATGAGAGTATTACGCATTGTGCTAGTCAATTTGTTATGAATCATGATTAAAAATGGCTATTTCTAAGTTTAAAAGCTACCAGTTGAGTCCCGCTGAGAAGCGTGCAATTTGGCGGAAAATTATTTGATTAGCTCGTCCTACACCGGCTTCCTGGCATTCCTGCCAATTGTAGGGCACTTCAACACAGATTTGAGCCGAAGTCCACGTCTCAAATACTGGTCTTCCAAGTCTTAATGCCATATTGACGAAACGTGTTCGGGTCAGACCAGGACTTTCGGTTAGGGACGCTATGACGCCAAGCGGAAGCCCGCCGCTTAATGCCCTAGCTAGGCTAATCCTCAGTCCCACCCGTCTGAACCGCACACTCTTGAATCACCGAGCATTGTCAGAAATACCTTCCAGCCGGAATTGTATTTGAATGGCAGTTATTGATGGGATCAACTTTAGTTAACTAGTCGTTGTTTCATAATACAACAGCTTAAAATACAATTATTTGGATTGACAGTAGCTGCAATCATTTATTCGATTTGGCCTACCGAAACGTGCTCGGTTTCAACCCGTGGCCCCTCACAGGCTTTCAGACTGGAGGGGCTGGGTGACAATGCTCAGTAGCCAAATTATTCTTAGCTGGAAGTGGATTTCTTCCGGCTTAGAATAAGACTCGTATTTGAGATGACGCGGGTTGGGCGTTAGCTCAAATCGACGTCGGCTACGTTCCAGCAATTGGCACCCAGCCCCGGAGGTCGGCCTAGGACGCGCATATACTGACGAATAGTAATCCAACTAATTGGCATATTTTAATCATGATTCATCCTAAATAATAATTAGCACAATACATAGAGTATTAATTCAAAAAAGGAGTTTACGTGTGATGATTGACTTAGCGGCGGCACAGCAAGTATTAAAAACCACGTTTGGATATGATGAGTTCCGACCGGGGCAAAAAGCAGTGATCGAACAAGTGCTAGCCGGTGAAAACACCCTGGCAATCATGCCTACTGGTGGTGGTAAATCATTATGTTATCAAATTCCAGCGTTACTTTTTCAGGGCCTGACCGTCGTTGTCTCACCACTGATTTCTTTAATGAAAGATCAAGTGGATGCATTAAATGATAACGGGATTGCAGCGACCTTTATTAATAGTTCACTGGATTTTCAAGCAATTAACGAGCGGCTCCAAGAATTACGGGCGGGCGATTATACCTTGCTATACGTAGCGCCAGAGCGGTTAGATTCAGATTACTTCATCCAAGCATTGGGACGATTGCCAATTCAACTCTTGGCTATTGATGAAGCCCATTGTATTTCGCAGTGGGGACATGATTTTCGGCCTAGTTATTTGGCGTTGAGTACGGCGATTGAGCAATTGCCGACTCATCCGCAAGTCTTAGCCTTGACCGCTACGGCGACTGAACAAGTTGCTGAAGATATTTGTGGTCGGCTAGCGATTGATCCACAGCATGAAGTCAATACTGGCTTTGCGCGGGATAACTTAGACTTGACGGTGGTCAAGGATCAAGATACGGATCGATATATTTTAGATTATTTGAAGGTCAATCATGGCGAGGCGGGGATTATTTATGCGAGCACCCGTAAAGAAGTGATGCGTTTGACCAGCCTGCTGCAAAAGCATGATATTAAGGCAACGCCATATCACGCCGGACTTGATGACATGGTTCGTCGTCAAAATCAAGAGGACTTTTTGTATGATCGGGTCGATGTGATGGTGGCAACTAACGCCTTTGGGATGGGAATTGATAAGAGCAACGTGCGGTTTGTAATTCATGCGCAGGTCCCAGGTACCTTAGAAGCATACTACCAGGAAGCCGGTCGGGCTGGCCGGGATGGGTTGCCGAGTGAAGCGATTTTGATTTTTCGACCTAGTGATATTCAACTCCAGCATTTCTTTATTGATGAGTCTGAGATGGATACGGAACATCGGCACTTAGCGTATCAAAAGTTACAAGTAATGACGCGGTATGCGAATACGCAAGGCTGTTTACAACAGTTTATTTTGAAATACTTTGGTGAAGCATCTGCGCCGTGTGGTCGGTGTAGTAATTGTACTGATCAACGGGAATCACAGGATATTACCACGGCGGCACAACAAGTACTATCGTGTGTTGTGCGACTGCATTCCCGGTTTGGTAAGGGAGTAGTGGCCCAGGTCTTGACAGGGGCTAATAATCAGCGGGTTCGTGAGTCAAATCTGAATACCTTATCAACGTACGGGTTAATGTCCGGTCAGCGCCAAAAGAGCGTGGTAGAATTGATTGATTTTTTGACTGCGAGCGGTTATTTGCAATCTGTAGGGGGACAATACCCGACACTCGCGGTAACGGCCAGCGGAGTAGCCGTACTTAAGGGAACGACTACGGTGCACCGCAAGACGGTCCAAAAAGTGCAACAAACGGTTCCTGAAAATAGTGCGCTCTTTGAACAGTTACGGACACTTCGACGTCAATTGGCCGAAGAGCAAGGCGTGCCACCATTCGTCATCTTTTCCGATAAGACGTTGCATTCGATGTGTGACCTGATGCCAGAAGATGACGCGACCTTCTTGAAGGTGAAAGGGGTCGGAGCTAGCAAGCTTGAAAAGTATGGTGAGACCTTTATGGCAACGATTCGAGCAGCAGCACACGCGGAAGCGACCACTAGTGTTGACGACGGTGCTGAATAATAATGGTTATTAAACTAGAGATGAAATGGAGTAACAGGGATGCAATTTACGTGGCAACATCAGGGCCAATCGATAGCGATGAAACGCTTTTTGACTACGCATGCCATTAGTATGCGGACTATCAAGGCAATCAAACATGGGAGTGGTACGTTTGTCGTTAATGGTCAAGTCCGGACGGGCGTGATTACAATTCATGATGGGGACATTGCGGGTGTACAGCTTCCGGATGAAGCCCCTGATACGGCGGTTGCAAGCAGTGCACGGCCGGTGCAAGTTGAATATGAAGATGCAAATTGGTTAGTCATCAATAAACCGGCCGGGTTGACTAGTGTTCCTGGCCCCAGCAATCGCACTGATACCTTAGTTAACCGAATCAAAGGTTATTTAATAGCTACGCAAGCTGCTAATCAGCGACCACATCTAATCACACGTTTGGACCGGGATACGAGTGGGCTAGTGTTGGTTGCTAAACACCGAGTGGCCCAGGGGATGTTAACGGAGCCTCGAATTGCGGCTCAATTGGTTAAGACTTATCAGGCTTGGATTGAAGGTACCATTATTCCTGCTGGTGGCACGATTGATCAACCCATAGGCCGTATGTCGGATAGTCCGCGTCGTACGGTTATGGCGACTGGACAACGGGCAATTACGAAATACCAAGTTGAAGTGACTGATTTGCAGCATAGCGTGAGTCGGCTACGGTTAGAATTAGTGACTGGTCGGACCCATCAAATTCGGGTCCATTTAACGGCGTTGGGTCATCCGTTATTAGGTGACGCGTTATACGGTGGCAGTCAGGATTGGATTCAACGGCAAGCTTTACATGCGGCAACTTTACAGTTTTTCGATCCCTTTACGGAAAAAATCTTACACTTTGAAGCGGCTTTACCAGCTGATTTGCAAGCCTTAAATCGGCGGTAGGTGCGACGTAAGTACAATCCGCTACTTAAAAGTTTTAAAAAACGGCGCTTCAAGAATGAGTTAGCATTCTTGAAGCGCCGTTTAAGGTAGTGCCATGGATGCCAAAAGTGAGGCAAGATGACACTGGCAGTGGTTTAACTATGAAAATTGGTGTTTGTACTTAGGACTGACTAAGCGTCGCGTTATCAGCAGTTAAAGTTGCGAAGGTTGCTTGGAGTTGCTGTAATGGTGCGGCTAGCGTAAGAAAGTAGATGTGTTCGACACCATTACTGCGCATATCGATAACGCCCGCTTCACGCATCAAGCGTAGGTGGTGTGAAACAGCGGGCCGTGAAATATTTACTAATGCGGTAATATCAGTAACGTTGAGACCATTATCACTGTTCCCCAGAGCAATGATAATTTGACGCCGAATCTTTTCGGCAAAGATATTAATGAGTGTGGCACTTTCAGTAAGTGCTGTTTCCGATTGTTGAAAATTAGCCATGGTGACTGCGTCCTTTCAAATTCTATTTACACTTAAGGGCTAGTTTCCCCCATCGGCAGTACGCTAAACTAGCTGTTGAGTGTTGATGTGACAGCTTTAATAATCAAGTACACGAGATTCATAATCGAATTCAAGGCAGTCTTAAGCCTACAAGCTGTCAGTTAGACTAGGTATTATTGGAACGTTCGTACTTATGTATAATTAAAGCAAGACGTTAATCGATTGTCAAACATTTTTGTTAAAAGTAAAGACTATTAGCGGGTTTAACGATTGCTGTTCGTTTGATAACCATATTTTTATGTTGAAATGCGTTAAAATAGAATTAGACCTTAGATGATAGGAGTGGCAAATGTGAAAGTCTTAGGAATATTAGGAGCGCACCGAGTGGATGGTGTAACGGCGCAGTTATTGCAAGCCGTTTTAAAGGGTGCCGCAACCAGTGCAGAAACGGAGTTGGTTGACCTCAACGATTATAAATTGCGGCCAGACCACGATGGACAACCGAATAATGATTTAAATATATTGGAAGCCAAACTATTGGCGGCGGATGTCTGGATACTGGCCGCACCGACTTATTTAGGTAGCTTGTCAGGTGTGATGAAGAATTTCTGTGACTGTTTTCGGGGCCGCATTGCACGTTTTAATTCGATCGGTGAGGCGGTGCCAGATCGATTTAAAAACAAGCATTACGTCACGATTACGGATTGTTATGCTGGGGGGCTTGAGAATTACTTGACGGGTGTAACTGACGCGACGTTTAAAACTTTAGATAAATTTTTGACCATGGGTGGTCTTATCAAGTTACGAGAGATTGTCGTGACTAAGACGTGGGGCATGCAGACGCTTACAGCTGCTAAACAAGCAGAATGTGAGCGGGTTGGTGCGCGGGCCGCGCATAAAAAGGAAAGGGATGACAGTACGGTGAAACGCTATATTCAATTATTCTTTATGATTGCAGTGATGGCACTACTAACAATGGGTATCGAAGCGGGTATTCAACAATTAATTCCGCTGAATAATTTTTGGGCCTATTATGGCGTGTTTGTGGTGGTTTTTTACGTGCTTTTAGCACTGATTTTACATTTCTTCACCGTTGTCAAACACCGGCGTCGTTAAGCGTCATCGGCGCGTGAACGTGTAAAATAACGGGATTTAAACATTAATCAACAGGTTGGTTTTGGGCGTCTTGATCGCTGGAAATCAGCTTGTTTTGCTATAATTAAGAGCAATTACAGAAGTTCAAGCGATTATTTTGATAGCCGCGCGTATAATTAATGTAATATAACCAGTTTAAAAATTAAGTAGGCAGTGTACCAATTACAAGTTAGTGCACTGCGACCTTAATTGATGTTGAAATTAGGTTTTTTACTGACAAATGAATTTATCAAAGGACGAGGAGGGATCGTATGCAAGTTTTCGGACAATTTATTGCAACAGTCGGTTGGCTTGGTCTGGCCCTAGTTGCTAGTGAGCTTGGTGCGACGCTGATTCACTGGCTTGGTCAGTGGGTCGGTTTTCGATTAATTGGTGCGCGGATTGTCCGGATTGCCGGATTCCGACTGCAATTAAGTAAGGTGCATGGTCATTGGAAATTAGAACGGCCGTTAACCCGGCACCCGCACTTGGTGGCAGCGCCACCCGCGGATGCCAAACGGTTTAATCACGCCATATATTGTTTTGGTGGCGGCTTGTTCAACTTACTGACGGTGATGCTCAGCTTGATTACTTTAAACCAGTTTAAGTTTAGTTTTGACCTATGGCTGTTTGCACTCATTATTTGGATCTGGGTTAATACGTTAAAAGCCGCGCAATTATTACCAATGAACCTACACGGCTACCCCACGGCTGGACAGGAGTTTCGGCAGGCCCGGGAATCAACAGCAGCTATGACAGCGGCATACGTGACGGCGTGTGCTGCAGCAATCAAGGTTCAAACGGGCAGTGTTCGCGACCTTGATGCTAGCATGATCGTTATGCCACGCGATGGCGGTAATCGGAATTATTTGGTTGTGCGCCAAGCCTGGTTGATTCTGGAATGGGGACTCCAGCATGGTCTGGATACCCCTGAGCTGCTAGCGGGTTTGAGCCGTTTGGAACCAAGTTTTAATATGTTGCCTCCCGTTGATTTAGCGAAGTATTTAGACGCAACTTTGTACTGGAACTTAGTTACGAATCATCGTGATCCACAAATCTTGGCTTGGTACCAAGACGATGGTGTCCAGCAATTATTACGCCGCTACCAACCTTTAGCACATTATAAGCTAACTGCAGTCTATGAATGGCGGGTCCATCAGCAGCCTGAACAGGCCCTCGCATTGATTGAAAAAGGTTTGAAGCTTGCTCAACGACTCCATGAGGAAGAAGAAATTGCTTGGCTTAAAGCGCTCCGTGTTCAAGTAGCCGCCTAGATCGGTGTAGAAGCTTAGATTCTGGTAAAGATTGTCAGCAATGGCGCTCGCGTGGGGACGTACGTGGTACACTGATGACCATTGAAGTGAAAAAAGGTGAAGATGTGAAACAGCGAATCAAGCAATGGTGGGGGTTGTGGTTAACACTGTTAGTGATTGCGCTAGGATTGATTGGGGTTGGCTTGACCCGGGTCAATGCTGGGCTTTATCAGCAGACGGTGGCACAAGTGACCCACGTGCAGACCAAAAGTCGAAGTACGACGACGGATGAATTTGAGAACAAGGATGCGACAATGACACAGCTTGTAACGGTCCGAGTTCTCAACAAGGCGCATCGTGGTCGAACTTATCGTATTAAGAATACGTATACGAGTTCAGGCGCCATGGATCAACCATATCGAGCAGGCAATCAAGTTTTCTTACGAATTCCTAGCGACCATAGTAGTGCGGTGACGATTCAGGGGTTAAAACGGGATACTGCGTTGGCATTTGTCGCTTGGTTAGCCATAGCGTTACTTTTATTAATTATGCGCTTTAGTGGCTTGATGGCCCTTTTGAGTGT from Lactiplantibacillus paraplantarum includes the following:
- the asnA gene encoding aspartate--ammonia ligase — translated: MHLIIPKDYDPKLSVKETQQAIRYIRETFQDEFGKQLNLSRLSAPMFVEKKTGLNDNLNGVEKPVSFTMQDMGDEQIEIVHSLAKWKRVALKRYGFDMHEGLYTNMNAIRKDEDLDNYHSAYVDQWDWEKVISKEERTVETLKATVRQIFKVIKHMEHEVWYKFPQAVHHLPDEIHFLTTQELEDMYPDMTPRERENAICKKLGCVFLMQIGWKLDSGERHDGRAPDYDDWKLNGDILFWYEPLDQAIEISSMGIRVDAESMKKQLKDVDAEDRLSLPYHQMILNADVPYTIGGGIGQSRLCMLLLGKAHVGEVQAALWPQAMIDQCAEHNIHLL
- the recQ gene encoding DNA helicase RecQ, with product MIDLAAAQQVLKTTFGYDEFRPGQKAVIEQVLAGENTLAIMPTGGGKSLCYQIPALLFQGLTVVVSPLISLMKDQVDALNDNGIAATFINSSLDFQAINERLQELRAGDYTLLYVAPERLDSDYFIQALGRLPIQLLAIDEAHCISQWGHDFRPSYLALSTAIEQLPTHPQVLALTATATEQVAEDICGRLAIDPQHEVNTGFARDNLDLTVVKDQDTDRYILDYLKVNHGEAGIIYASTRKEVMRLTSLLQKHDIKATPYHAGLDDMVRRQNQEDFLYDRVDVMVATNAFGMGIDKSNVRFVIHAQVPGTLEAYYQEAGRAGRDGLPSEAILIFRPSDIQLQHFFIDESEMDTEHRHLAYQKLQVMTRYANTQGCLQQFILKYFGEASAPCGRCSNCTDQRESQDITTAAQQVLSCVVRLHSRFGKGVVAQVLTGANNQRVRESNLNTLSTYGLMSGQRQKSVVELIDFLTASGYLQSVGGQYPTLAVTASGVAVLKGTTTVHRKTVQKVQQTVPENSALFEQLRTLRRQLAEEQGVPPFVIFSDKTLHSMCDLMPEDDATFLKVKGVGASKLEKYGETFMATIRAAAHAEATTSVDDGAE
- a CDS encoding ArsR/SmtB family transcription factor, with amino-acid sequence MANFQQSETALTESATLINIFAEKIRRQIIIALGNSDNGLNVTDITALVNISRPAVSHHLRLMREAGVIDMRSNGVEHIYFLTLAAPLQQLQATFATLTADNATLSQS
- a CDS encoding RluA family pseudouridine synthase, coding for MQFTWQHQGQSIAMKRFLTTHAISMRTIKAIKHGSGTFVVNGQVRTGVITIHDGDIAGVQLPDEAPDTAVASSARPVQVEYEDANWLVINKPAGLTSVPGPSNRTDTLVNRIKGYLIATQAANQRPHLITRLDRDTSGLVLVAKHRVAQGMLTEPRIAAQLVKTYQAWIEGTIIPAGGTIDQPIGRMSDSPRRTVMATGQRAITKYQVEVTDLQHSVSRLRLELVTGRTHQIRVHLTALGHPLLGDALYGGSQDWIQRQALHAATLQFFDPFTEKILHFEAALPADLQALNRR
- a CDS encoding flavodoxin family protein — encoded protein: MIGVANVKVLGILGAHRVDGVTAQLLQAVLKGAATSAETELVDLNDYKLRPDHDGQPNNDLNILEAKLLAADVWILAAPTYLGSLSGVMKNFCDCFRGRIARFNSIGEAVPDRFKNKHYVTITDCYAGGLENYLTGVTDATFKTLDKFLTMGGLIKLREIVVTKTWGMQTLTAAKQAECERVGARAAHKKERDDSTVKRYIQLFFMIAVMALLTMGIEAGIQQLIPLNNFWAYYGVFVVVFYVLLALILHFFTVVKHRRR
- a CDS encoding C69 family dipeptidase is translated as MEKRIKGSCTTILVGKKASIDGSTIISRNDDGHEALDPERLVVVNPEDQPRHYQSVISKVQVDLPDKPLRYTSIPNSILTNGTWPAAGINSENIAMSATETITTNSRILGIDPLVAGGIGEEDLCTLVLPYIHSAKEGVTRLGALLEQYGTYEPNGIAFSDQDEIWWLETIGGHHWAAKRIPDDAYVVAPNRMNIDDFDFAADDTLASADLEQLIEEHHLNPDFDRVNLRHIFGSASIKDTVYNNPRAWFGQKYFTPDVEQDPMEQDLPFICHANRKISIEDVKFVLSSHFENTKYDVYGSGSEADKTLFRPIGINRNHDVHILQIRNNVPAAVAGIHWLAFGANTFNTVVPFYANVNDTPASYKDADGTFNLNHMYWLSCTTALLGDTDYDFYVDMRNSYELEAMSAYRKIENDTDADLANHQDVTAYLEAANQQLADTAMKLQTKLLGDMVIAGSEKMKLRYNLND
- a CDS encoding helix-turn-helix domain-containing protein, whose protein sequence is MDRGRRATLEERIAIVKYTLDHCNDYREAAKHFNVSYPQVYTWVRKYRQRGMEGLVDHRGRPKQD